The Actinomycetota bacterium genome contains the following window.
CGGCTGTCTGCCTCGAGTGACTGCGATGCCATGCTGTTGCTGCGAGTTCGCGGTTGATCCTGTCACACGCAACCTCTACAATGTGAGCGCACCATCGAGCCAGCTATCACATGGAGCGCGCACAGAATGGCCGCCACTTCCTCATTTAGGGTCGCAGAGCTCTTCGCAGGTGTGGGAGGTTTCCGTCTCGGCCTTCAGAAGAGCGGCTGGTCAGTTGTCTGGAGCAACCAGTGGGAGCCGTCCATGAAGGCCCAGCACGCATCGGACTGCTACGTCGACCATTTCGGTTTCGAAGGTCACGTATGCGATGACATCGCAAAGGTGGTCAAGCGTGCGTGCTCGGAAGACGTTCCGGACTTCGAGCTGCTCGTCGGTGGATTCCCGTGCCAGGACTACTCGGTAGCCAAGCCCCTATCACAAGCGGCGGGCATTCGGGGCAAGAAGGGCGTTCTGTGGTGGTCCATCTACGAGATGCTCGCCCTCAAGCGGCCGCCGTTCGTTCTGCTTGAGAACGTGGATCGGCTTCTGAAGTCACCGGCCACGAAGCGTGGTCGCGACTTCGCCATCATCCTGTCTTGCCTCGCCCAGCTCGGCTACGTAGCCGAGTGGAGGGTCGTGAACGCAGCCGAGTATGGATTCCCTCAGCGTCGGCGACGTGTCTTCTTGTACGCGCACCTGCTCGACCATTGCGGCTACCGGTGGAAGCCCGTCAAGCGCATGTTCTTCGATGGCGTGATGGCACAAGCGCTGCCCGTATCGCAGGCGGGCATCACGACGAGGACCGAGGCAGAAGGAGAGAAGCCGGAGCCTGAGACGGTGCTTCTCGACGCCGACCCCTATGTTGTGAGCGAGACCTTCGGCGAGGGGCTCAAGAAGTCCCCATTCGAGAACGCTGGCGTCATGATCGAGGGCCGCGTGTGGACCGAGCAGGTCAAGCCAGTGTGGCGTGGCAAGAAGCACACGCTGGGAGAGGTTGTCGCCAAGACAGAGAACGTGCCCGAGAACTATTTCATTGCCGAAGACCGGGTTGACACGTGGACATACCTCAAGGGTGCCAAGTCCGAGCCGCGCGTCGACAAGAAGACCGGACACGAGTACCGCTACTCCGAAGGCGGCATGGTCTTCCCTGACCCACTTGACCGGCCCGCCCGGACGATTCTGACCGGGGAAGGCGGCACCTCGGCATCACGGTTCAAGCATGCGATCGAAGACCCTGCAACTGGCAGACTGCGTCGTCTTGTTCCCGAGGAGCTTGAGGAACTGAATGGCTTCCCTCGAGGCTGGACCGACACGGGAATGAGCGATGGACGACGTGCGTTCATGATGGGGAACGCGCTCGTGGTCGGGGTCGTGGAACGCATCGGCCGGGAGATCAAGAGAGAGGCAGAGGACTGCCTCGAAGAGAGGGCGAATCGGGATGCCCAGCAAACTGGGACCGATACCTGAGCCGACCTCCGCGGCCGTCTCGCGATCCATGAAGGGCAATCGCGGGAAGGACACGAAGCCCGAGCTCGAACTGAGGCGACTGTTGCGCGAGGCGGGCTTCCCAGGCTACAGACTCCACTGGAAGAAGGCCCCTGGGCGTCCGGATATCGCGTACCCGGGGCGGGGAGTGGCCATCTTTGTGAACGGCTGCTTCTGGCACCGCTGCCCGCACTGCCAGCCAGGGGAGCCAAAGTCACATTCTGAGTTCTGGCGTCGGAAGTTCGAGCTGAACCAGGAGCGCGACGTGCGCAAAGTGCGCGAACTGGAAGAAGTCGGCTGGACCGTCGTCACGGTGTGGGAATGCGAACTCGGGGACCGTCCGGGTGAAGCGGTGGACAGAATAGCGACAGCGTTGTCTCGCTAGGTGTCCTTCTCGCCGGCAAGCTGTTCTGCGATGTAGGAACCGTTGAGCCAGAACGACTTCCGCACGACGTAGCGTCCGGTGGGCGTCGGCAGGGTGTCTGTGCTGTCCCTTCCATGCGGACGAACGTGGCACGCTCGGTTCTCTGACTTCTTGGGCAGGTACTCCGCCTTGTCTTCCATGATTCGGTCGATCGTCTGCTCGAAGCACGTGCGGCCGTAGGTGTCGACATCGGAGATAGGCATCGTCCAGAACTGAGTGCGCACGAGGGTCGGAATATCGTCCCTATCGAGTTGATAGATAGCGAAGAGGAATCGCTTGGTCAGATCGATGCGCAGGTCGGAGTCCTCCCAGTCCTGCTGAACGAGGTCCATGTACTGGAAGGCTGGGAACGAGATGTCCTCTTTGGGTTTCCCGCTGGGCTTGAGGCGCATCGTCTTGACCGTGATGTCGGCCTTCTCGAACTCGGCGATCTTCTTGTCGGCCGCGACACCCAGGATGTGTTGGGTGAGCACCGCGTAGAAGTTCTTGGCTCCACGCTTGGCTTTCACATCCAGCCGAGCGGCGATCTCGTCGGCGGTCAAGCCGATATGTGGTCGGAACCGCTCATGCACGATATCTTCCAGCGTCTTGCCGGCTTTGAGTTCTTCGGCGCTCGCGAATGATTCGATCTTGTCGGCGAGGCCCGCTTCAATCACGGTGTTCATGTAGCTTTGCTTGAGTGAAAACGCGCGAGGCTTGGCGGGGGTCGTCGAGTGGGGCTGACGGCGTCGGTCGGTGCCCTTGGCGCCCTTGGTGCATGCGGCCAGGTAGTTCGTGTCGCCTTCGGACAGCTCGTGGGCCTTG
Protein-coding sequences here:
- the dcm gene encoding DNA (cytosine-5-)-methyltransferase → MAATSSFRVAELFAGVGGFRLGLQKSGWSVVWSNQWEPSMKAQHASDCYVDHFGFEGHVCDDIAKVVKRACSEDVPDFELLVGGFPCQDYSVAKPLSQAAGIRGKKGVLWWSIYEMLALKRPPFVLLENVDRLLKSPATKRGRDFAIILSCLAQLGYVAEWRVVNAAEYGFPQRRRRVFLYAHLLDHCGYRWKPVKRMFFDGVMAQALPVSQAGITTRTEAEGEKPEPETVLLDADPYVVSETFGEGLKKSPFENAGVMIEGRVWTEQVKPVWRGKKHTLGEVVAKTENVPENYFIAEDRVDTWTYLKGAKSEPRVDKKTGHEYRYSEGGMVFPDPLDRPARTILTGEGGTSASRFKHAIEDPATGRLRRLVPEELEELNGFPRGWTDTGMSDGRRAFMMGNALVVGVVERIGREIKREAEDCLEERANRDAQQTGTDT
- a CDS encoding very short patch repair endonuclease, which produces MPSKLGPIPEPTSAAVSRSMKGNRGKDTKPELELRRLLREAGFPGYRLHWKKAPGRPDIAYPGRGVAIFVNGCFWHRCPHCQPGEPKSHSEFWRRKFELNQERDVRKVRELEEVGWTVVTVWECELGDRPGEAVDRIATALSR
- a CDS encoding Sau3AI family type II restriction endonuclease, which translates into the protein MGTSQPLPYDQADPDDIERYAQRLIGHSLREMLPDAETITAQTGKGRFGDILEKEYFGIDGGNRPTPDFEEANVELKATPMKRQSKKRYVAKERLVLGMIDYMKVAEESWQTSSFLRKNALILLIHYLWEEDVLDIDYVIKIARLWEFPEEDIEVIRDDWETIVAKIREGKAHELSEGDTNYLAACTKGAKGTDRRRQPHSTTPAKPRAFSLKQSYMNTVIEAGLADKIESFASAEELKAGKTLEDIVHERFRPHIGLTADEIAARLDVKAKRGAKNFYAVLTQHILGVAADKKIAEFEKADITVKTMRLKPSGKPKEDISFPAFQYMDLVQQDWEDSDLRIDLTKRFLFAIYQLDRDDIPTLVRTQFWTMPISDVDTYGRTCFEQTIDRIMEDKAEYLPKKSENRACHVRPHGRDSTDTLPTPTGRYVVRKSFWLNGSYIAEQLAGEKDT